AAAGGTAAACTCTTCATGGGTGGTCCAGGCCCAACAGCTCCATAGCAAAAACTTGAAAACATACCACATTTACAAAAGCAGCTAAACTTGAATAAGTGTATACAAGTCTCAAGTAAAGTGATATATGAGTAAATACACTGCATCCTAGATATATATTCATATCATATACACACAAATGTATGCATTAATGTGTTTTCATATGGTGGTCTAAGTAAGCATATAGCCAAGATGTCCTAATGCGTCTTTACAACTCAGGTATCGCCACCGGCATCTAGGCAATTTCCATAACAACATTGCCTGCACTCTCTCAAGCACTAAACTACATGACTATAAAAGAAATCTCATATGAGTATTATGCAGAACTATTATATCAGCATCAATGACAGCGAGGtagattttaatagaaactataaataaaactttaagtactctaaacttaactaagCATACAGATCTCAATAACGAAAAAAAATTCATGTagccgatcccaaatagttgagactcaCAGTTTTgcttttattgttattgttgtattaCATCAACATTAATATGCATAGGCCTATCGTTCATACATATAAAGTTTCTTGTCTTAAGATGACAAGTGGACATTGTTCAACCAGATGAGATCCTTATTCTTCTAAAAAAATGAAAGAACTTAGATATATTAAACAACGATATTAATCTTCAAAAAATTAAATGCTTTAATGGGTTTATATATAGATTAAGACTAGGCAATGATGTTATAGGAGATATCAATctctgatatatgtttttatcagTTGATATAACTAGACTTCTATATTCAAAAACACCAAGGTATGCCATTAAGCAAACAAGCACCTCCACTGTCCCACAAGATATATCATGTTCATGCACCAGAATCCAACAGCATATAACAAGAACACTCCAAAATTTATGGCAGGGCCAAAAACCTATTAATTACATTATGACAAATGTTTCACAATTGGAATAAGATAGATGATCCACAATCAAACAACTGATTGATCCAGAAAGTATCAAATGAAGTTACCGAATCATTAGCTCATAGTAGATGCGCTTCAACTCCAAGAGTGAAGGTATATCTGCAGGAGCCTCTTGCACAATATTGTCACCTTCCTTtggcttctttttttcctttgaagCATCAGCATCAAACACCCTAGGACTAATTTTTCTTGACAATATCTGTGCCCGCACATAATCCTGACGATCCAAGCACAATCGTACCTGGAATTTTTTTTAAGCATCTGTAAGCAACAGTGTTTATGCCACTAAAATTGGGTCATTTATCAAAAAAAAGGTTATCATGATATTATACTTGTTCAAGAATGAAAGCAATCTTTTCTGTTTTGGCCATTGCTCCAAAAGTCTCCACCTGAGAATCATGCCAACCAAAATGAGATCAACAGAATTGCAAAATAAAACAACTTATCAAGAATAAACAGACAACTaaaaagaaggaacacattcctgGCACTATTTTAGACTTTCACAACGTGCCTGTGAAACATAAGAATATAAAATTAAGCCTCAACTTACAGCAATTTCTTGCATCAAATCAGCAGCCTCAGCAATAAGGCCTTGGTCTTCTTTAATCTTCGCAAGTTTTTTAATCAAGCGTGCCCTCTCTATCTCAACATATATCTAAAAAAGGAACAAGAAAATAGCTTCTGAGTCCATATAAAGAATATTGCAGATATGACACATTAGAATAGCAGCCTTGAAATCCAACTTAAATATGTCATTCACCTTCCCAGCTGAGACACTGTTAAGTGTTTTGATCAACTCTATACGTGTTTCAAGATCAGGTGTGTCATCAATGTACAGCATTGCTTTTTGCACCATGGCAGTTACAGCCTTAAAGAAAATGATAACAGATAATAAGTTAAACCAGCACTAAATTAGAAATGTGTACGGAATAGGTAGACCAATTTCTTCCATAAAATGGGAATAAGGAAATCAAAGCATCAAAGCATTAAAATGTCAACAATCCAATATTAATTGTCAAATAAAACATACTCAAAGGTAATTACTTAAGAATTTGGCACTTGATCCTGTCAAGACATTCAGTTAATAAACAAGGAGATAATATCACTGACAGGAAACCAAAAACCAACATAAAGTTATCACCATCATAATTAAAACAACATTCCAAACACGGTCATCTCCTAAGTAAGATCCAAGTATTCTTTTCATATTGTGAAAGGTCATGTACACAGCTGCACTGAGCATTATTTTGTAAATGAACCCTaaagaataaaattatttttaaagtacAAACACTAGTTCTTTTCCTTGTTTGACTTCTTGCAACACACAAGTTTTAGGCCAGTAAGGATATGATCTTATATACACAATTATTATCAACTAGAAAGTTGACTACTCTTGCATTTTTTATATGGGCTGACATAAATGGTGCAGGTTAGGCACATGTCAAGAAGAGCATTCAAGGTAGATGCTAGATGGTGAGCAACAAGGAGAGCAACATGAAACAAAGCAGATTGCAAAGAAGTTCTTGTGGTTTCCAGATCATCCCAACAGGTACAACAGACATAACCAATCTCGGCAGATTCAATAGGCTGCATTGATCTTTAACAAATCCCTACATAATTATCATCACTTTTGAAATTCAACTAACTTATGAGTCAATCCCATGATTCATATTCAAACTGATTATGATCCCAAGTCCCCAATAAAATCCTGAAATTGAATCTGAATTTGTTAACCTTGGCTCCGAGAAACACATAGATGTGTAATCCTGTAGCTTTGTGGTTATTAGAGTTATAAATTATAGCTAGTGTCAACTAGGGTAATTCTATAGAAAAGTAACAACAGGTATAACAAACCAGGTTCATCATCTGCTCACTCAATTAAACATCTCATGTTCAAATCTAAGGAACAATAGCATATCAGAAGAAAAACATAAATGAATTTGCACAAGAAAAGAATAAATATCATAATGCAAATGGCACATTATACCATTAAAATCAACAACACTGTAATtcacttaatatttttaaaaatcaaagATCTAACTAATATCAGAACAGTCACAATTATATCAGTTTGCAGAAAGGCATTAAATGGAAGATGAGAATGCCACAAGAGTTATACAATCACCATAGCAAACAGTTGGAATGTAGGGCAAAGTTGAGTTACAGCCACAAAACAGGCCCATACCATAGCTATCTAGTATTCAATCAAGAAAAGATCATCAGATATCTTTTCTGCACATGATGATGCACCTTGCAATAAAGGATAATAACAAAGTTCCATACAGTGGTTTCCTAAGATTCAATTCCCCAGATGAAAAATATATACTCAAGATGCTACACAACGGACGTGACCTATATCCAAATCTTGAAGAAAAAGAATGGTTATTTGCAAACAAAGAACATAGCCATATTGATAGTTTTCTGTAATACTTAATCTGATAGAAGCCCAACAACATACTTCAGTCAGTAATACAAAGAGCCAACAGAAAACATCTGAGCATGAAGTTAAGGTCCATATGTTGTCAACAGAATTGCTGAACAACAAGTTCCACTATGCATCAAACAGAAGAGCAAGAAATTACCTGCAAAGCATTTAACATCGAGGCAGAAAATAATTCATGTGATTCATCTAAGTCCAACATATACTTTTATATGCTCAAAAATCTTAGTTGGCAAACACTTGTGTTTTTAGATTGGTGAGTTCACAATCCTAAGGCTCAACCGCACAAGTAGAACAAAAAATGGCTTACACCGCAAACACATGCACATAGGTGTTTTCTACAATGACAGAGTTAAATCTACAAAAATTTGATGGAAAGCTAACTTTCCAAGAGCTTACCTGCTTAAGTTGTCCTCTTCTCTTTGACAGAAGAACAATCTGATCATTCAGTGTCTTCCATGCACGTGCTTTGTAGCAAAGCTCCACAATGTCAAGAACAGCTTTCTTTGTGCCAGCCACATCACCGGCAAGCCTCATCTGCTTCTCCACATTCAATAGGGATTCTATTGCAGCATCTAGATTCTCTTCCTGCATTGACCAATCGTTTATATCAGAATTCATAACGCAGGTAAACATTTAACATAAAAATTGTGGTAAAAAATACATTTTTGATATAGAAGAATATTACGACGAATTCTACCCAGAAATTTGTGTAAATTAGTTCAGCGATCCCAAGGTTCTCATAGCCAAGTTAAAATCATTGGCAGGAACATTAAAAAAACGAGAACAGATCTGAAACCAACTTCCAATCAATTTCTTCCCAAGCAAGCAAATCTGTATTAAAATCCCCTTATTTTCATAAAACTATTACGACCCTTCTTCACTAATTGTTCAGATTAAACACCAGCTGTAACAACACGAGGAAACGAAACACGATAATCTCGACACCAGATAAAAGGACGCCGCcacaagaaaaattaaaagaaaaaaaaaactacggAAAGGGCAGACGATTAACAAAAAACTGCAAACGAACACGGCGAGCTAGAACCGACATGTATATTCGGGACCAACAAGAGTGAATCGATGAGAAGCTCACCATTTTCGCGGCGATGTGGAGCGGAAGCGGAGAAACCAAACCCTAAGATCGGCAAGGGGGGCGAGAGAATGCGTGCAGGAGAGGGTTTCCGATGGCTTAAATGTTTGCAAAGCTATGATCGAACCGGGCGGCGCGGTGCGGTTCGGTTCGATTTTGTCGGTCCGGGTTATTGGTCAAAATAAACCGTTGACTTCTCCCATTTTGCTGCAACTAACGAAGAGCTTATTGGATGGGCCTTACAATAATGATATTATATAAATTAATCTTCTCAagtatattttcattaaaaaaaataatcataaatatttatttaccATATGTAGACACATATAAACTATACTAAATCGACAAAGAAATTTTACTAATAACACTCGATATAATCTTATTTTATAGATGAAATATCGACTATTAACGATTCAACTCTCTCTatctttataaatatatttttcacaTTTATATTCTTAATACTATACATGATATTACATCAAAAATGAATTAGGTCATACTAATTTTTCAAACTAAATTAATGACCAAATCATTCGCATTAGAAAGATAATCCTCAAAGCAATATCATAAGGAAGATTAAACATACAAATCGCACGAGAACATATCGATGAAAAGACTCATCTTCTAACTTCACTTGCACAATCAGCCTTAGGTAATGTTCTTAATACTACCAATGATAAGTCCAAATAGTTAGTTGAGGATAAAAGATGGCCTCAGCAAGGGAAAGATTATGTGTCTGGATAATTCAACCTCTCTACATTAATCACTTCCTCAAGTTGGTTATATCTTCAAAATGATTGCATCTTTTGTAATGATAATAATTTTCAGGACATGCATTTTCTTAAAACGAGAGATGACTAAAGAATCAATTATTTTCTAATCTCATCCCTAATCTTGTGTATAGAAAACCTATCCAGCCGTCTACTAAGAGAATGGCCCTTTGTCCTTGGACATTATCCTCTCGGTAGGGACATTAAATTAGCCTTTATTACGGGTGGGCATAACATTAAGTTTTACCCTAACTTCGATCGTCTTCTATTTGAATCAAGAAAATCATTTCCTTGAATACAATTGAGACCACTCTTCCTTTAAGCccatatcataaataaataaaatttttacttCTTTTCCGTTAAGTCTTCATATAGGTGATATTTTGAAAGTCTTTAATTTTTACCATTATACTAATAAACTATACATGTTTAATATTTGCACATAATTATATAAGAAGATTTCCTATGCCTCAATCATATAATTTTGATCGACCAATCTAAGTCGAGTCAATTTGCTCGACCAACTGAGGTCAAGTCATCTTTAATTGACTCACTGGATTTGGGTCAATTTTGATCAACGACTTAGTTTGGGTTGATTTGAACAACTAGCATAGGTCTAGTTAATTTGTTTGACCATTAGGCAAAGTTCTTCAACCAACTTGGGTCGAGTTAATTCAGCCTGATTAGCTCATTTGGAGCCTACCAAATTAAGTTATCTTGTTTTGGCACAATATCTCATAGgacaaaaatatatctaaaatgtCAAAGACTGTCTTTATATGTCTACGTACCTAAGACAAAGAAGCATTTAATGCGATTGACACATTTCATAATGTCTCCTTTACGATGTGTGATGTATCGTTGAGACAAAGAAGAATTTGAAATGCTTAATATATTCTGAATTGTATCCTTTACCCATGTTGTttgatcataataaaaaaaatatcttaagtAATTAAACATATTTCAAAGTATTCCCTTTTGCtctttattaaacaaaaaaatattcTAAGCACGTAAGTACCTTAAAAGCATAATAGTTATCTTTTAATAGAGGTAATACACATTATGATCTAGGATAGTCAGTGCCTATCTTGAAAtataaaagaagacaaaaaaaagagaataaattaTATAGTCATCGTAGGTCTCGAAATAAATATTATGTTCTAGGATAATCAATACCTATCTTGAAatataaaagaagataaaaaataaataaattatttagtcGTCCTAGCCAATTATGTATCATGTCAACTACCACCGAGAAAGGACCTATCTATTGGATATGCGTAAAGGGTTTATAATTTATTGTTAAACCAATAGTTATAAAGTTAACATCATATAAGTATGTTTTCATTTAAACATAATTAATATTTGTAGACTTTATATTCCTTGTTTTCACACGTAGATGAAAACTTATTATAAGTGAATTTATTGGCATAAAATATCCTTGTCAACGTGTAATCATAGATGAATGAGATTTAAGTATGACGATAAGCCAAGTACTCGGCAATTCCACCCTCATAAATTAAGTCTTGAGAAACTACAATTCTGCATGATGTGATCTTTAAGCACGGCGAACAATTTAAACAACATATTTCTCATATCGTGCATGAAAGCACCATAAACAGACCGATATATATAGCCATCAAAGCTGCAAGAACCACCCAATGCAACCATTAAAAAGAATGACAAGAGCCTAATCGATTACAGACTCTTCCATACATAAATTTACAGATGCAGGCGGACTCGGAAGAGTTTTCAATTCCAGATTGTAGATTGGTACATCTCTGCCAGTAAGAATAGGCATCTACATTGCTTTACACTGTTTCTACACCACTTCCCACTCTTTACTgccattatcaagatgtcaactgCATGTCCCTCAAGATGTGGTGGTGTTTCCGACCTCGGATTTGCAGAGGGGGCAGAGCGCATTTATCTTAAGCCATTTGTCCACACAGTCCATGTGGAAAAAATGGCTGcatggaagttcgcgaagctcctCATTGTCCACATATTTCGCCAGGCATATGCAACAGACCTACAAAAAAAAACAGCAGAATAAACAAACCAAATATGGTCATTTATAATCTGTATTCGTTGCTAATCACACATTAATTTTACATACAAAGCCAAAGATCATGCTCAAAACTGCTGTGCATTTTTAGCAGATATGACTCGATGATGGAtatcaacaaatgtaatagaactCACAGCATCTTCGGCAGAAACAATTCGCTCTTTGTCAGTGCCAGGTGCCAAAATCCCACCATCACTCTGACCATCCGAGTTACTTCCAGactcgtccttgatacaatgccgCTTAGATTTAAACTTGTAGGTTGGAAGTGCATTTATTAGCTCAGAAGTAGCACCTCTGTCATGGCCCATATCTTCTCTAAAGCCGAGGATGGATATAATGCATGGCAAGCAGCAGCAGATAATTGCACACAAAATGAAAGGCATGGCATATCCAATACAGCTGAATGTAAGGAACACTATACATAACCTGTGATTAAAGAAATACGTAACATTAAAGATTGATGACCATATATGATCAAGATGCATAAGAAAAATATTCTATGCACACCTGTACAAGTTAGGTGCATCCTCAGAAGAGGCACGCCCACCAAATATCCACACATTTCCAACAACAAACCACACGGCAAAGAAGCAATCCAAAGCCATCTTGAAGTGATCGACAAGTGCATTAATCCTGTAAAAACAGCACAAGTGTTTGATTATAAATCTGCAGCTGGTTACCGCAGTTGGTTAACAATGTAGAAAATAAGTCATCAAAACAAATACTCTTAAATGTGGCTTTCGCTAAGGGCTTGATTATGCATCTGTTTTGATCATTCTAAGTCCACAGATAAAAATAAGCATACAAAGCAAGTGAAAATACATCATATGAATGGTATTACACTGGCTTTAGGAACCCTTTCAGGAATTGGTTATCAATGTCACCGGGAATGAAAAGCCGCTATATGCTAATTCACTGCTCCTAACCAAGTTTTCTCTTCTTGCTTCCAATTTCATTCTGTCTTTT
This Musa acuminata AAA Group cultivar baxijiao chromosome BXJ1-2, Cavendish_Baxijiao_AAA, whole genome shotgun sequence DNA region includes the following protein-coding sequences:
- the LOC103975332 gene encoding 26S proteasome non-ATPase regulatory subunit 12 homolog A isoform X1; this translates as MQEENLDAAIESLLNVEKQMRLAGDVAGTKKAVLDIVELCYKARAWKTLNDQIVLLSKRRGQLKQAVTAMVQKAMLYIDDTPDLETRIELIKTLNSVSAGKIYVEIERARLIKKLAKIKEDQGLIAEAADLMQEIAVETFGAMAKTEKIAFILEQVRLCLDRQDYVRAQILSRKISPRVFDADASKEKKKPKEGDNIVQEAPADIPSLLELKRIYYELMIRYHSHNNDYLEICRSYKSIYDIPSVKEDPAQWIPVLRKICWYLVLAPHDPMQSSLLNSTLEDKNLFELANFRFMLKQLVTMEVIHWATLWETYKDEFENEKNLLGGSLVPKAAEDLKLRIIEHNILVVSKYYSRITLKRLSELLCLSLQEVEKHLSDMVVSKALVAKIDRPMGIVCFQRAKDSNDILNSWAMNLEKLLDLVEKSCHQIHKETMIHKAVLKA
- the LOC103975332 gene encoding 26S proteasome non-ATPase regulatory subunit 12 homolog A isoform X3; this translates as MEENLDAAIESLLNVEKQMRLAGDVAGTKKAVLDIVELCYKARAWKTLNDQIVLLSKRRGQLKQAVTAMVQKAMLYIDDTPDLETRIELIKTLNSVSAGKIYVEIERARLIKKLAKIKEDQGLIAEAADLMQEIAVETFGAMAKTEKIAFILEQVRLCLDRQDYVRAQILSRKISPRVFDADASKEKKKPKEGDNIVQEAPADIPSLLELKRIYYELMIRYHSHNNDYLEICRSYKSIYDIPSVKEDPAQWIPVLRKICWYLVLAPHDPMQSSLLNSTLEDKNLFELANFRFMLKQLVTMEVIHWATLWETYKDEFENEKNLLGGSLVPKAAEDLKLRIIEHEVEKHLSDMVVSKALVAKIDRPMGIVCFQRAKDSNDILNSWAMNLEKLLDLVEKSCHQIHKETMIHKAVLKA